One segment of Cerasicoccus sp. TK19100 DNA contains the following:
- the proC gene encoding pyrroline-5-carboxylate reductase encodes MIKVAFIGAGRMASAMVRGLLKTGHYSPGEIGCTCGEDPSGPQLADSTGIIYEPKLEKLLGQSDIIVLACKPQQFNGLDATISALAKDQLIISILAGTTLARINERFPEARNRVRSMPNTPGQIGAGISAYASDQRLDDTDKQIVQLVLGALGEVVAVPEDQLDAVTAVSGSGPAYVFEFTAAMAEAGVAAGLPKDVAEKLARQTVIGAGLLLQASDEHPEELRRQVTSPGGTTQAALEQFTEDKLRDIVRHAVIAAKQRSIELAQA; translated from the coding sequence ATGATTAAAGTCGCATTTATCGGCGCTGGCCGCATGGCGTCCGCCATGGTGCGGGGCCTCCTGAAAACTGGTCACTACAGCCCGGGCGAAATCGGCTGCACTTGCGGTGAAGATCCCAGCGGTCCCCAGCTCGCCGACAGCACCGGCATCATATACGAACCCAAGCTGGAAAAATTGCTGGGGCAGTCGGACATCATCGTCCTGGCCTGCAAGCCTCAGCAATTCAACGGCTTGGATGCGACCATCAGCGCGCTCGCCAAAGATCAGTTAATCATTTCCATCCTCGCGGGCACTACCCTGGCGCGGATCAACGAACGTTTCCCCGAGGCCCGCAATCGCGTGCGCTCCATGCCAAATACACCCGGACAAATCGGTGCGGGCATTAGCGCCTATGCCAGTGATCAACGCCTGGACGATACCGACAAACAAATCGTGCAGCTAGTCCTCGGCGCATTGGGCGAAGTGGTTGCCGTACCGGAAGACCAACTCGACGCGGTGACCGCTGTCAGTGGCAGCGGCCCGGCCTACGTGTTCGAATTTACCGCCGCCATGGCGGAGGCAGGCGTCGCCGCCGGTCTACCCAAGGACGTGGCGGAAAAATTGGCCCGCCAAACCGTCATCGGTGCAGGCCTGCTCCTTCAGGCTTCGGACGAACATCCCGAAGAACTGCGCCGTCAGGTAACCTCTCCAGGTGGCACCACACAAGCCGCCCTGGAGCAGTTCACCGAAGACAAGCTGCGCGACATCGTTCGCCACGCCGTGATCGCCGCCAAGCAGCGCTCCATCGAACTGGCGCAAGCCTAA
- the folK gene encoding 2-amino-4-hydroxy-6-hydroxymethyldihydropteridine diphosphokinase → MARAFLGLGSNLGDRQATLLDAIQRLQQTDGIQDCRCSSFYETAPVGPVQQGDYLNAVVEIKTSLEPMELFQSCQRLEKQADRVREVRWGPRTLDIDILAFDDVSLNSPELTLPHAEACRRAFVLVPWAELAPDFMLLGKAVADWLQEVGHEGVRKFD, encoded by the coding sequence GTGGCGCGGGCATTCCTTGGGCTGGGCAGCAATCTCGGCGATCGTCAGGCTACGCTGTTGGACGCGATACAGCGCTTGCAGCAAACCGATGGCATACAAGACTGCCGATGCTCTTCCTTTTACGAAACGGCTCCCGTTGGGCCAGTCCAGCAAGGCGACTACCTTAACGCCGTGGTGGAAATAAAGACATCGCTTGAGCCGATGGAGCTCTTCCAAAGCTGCCAGCGTCTGGAAAAGCAGGCTGACCGCGTCCGCGAAGTCCGCTGGGGGCCGCGCACGCTGGACATCGATATACTGGCTTTCGACGACGTTTCACTGAACTCTCCGGAGCTCACCCTCCCCCATGCCGAGGCCTGCCGCCGCGCATTCGTGCTAGTCCCCTGGGCAGAGTTGGCACCGGATTTTATGCTCTTGGGTAAAGCCGTGGCTGACTGGCTACAGGAAGTTGGCCACGAGGGCGTTCGTAAGTTTGACTGA